The following DNA comes from candidate division WOR-3 bacterium.
ACTAACCAAAGGCGAAGGCAAAGCCGAGTTACTTTTTAAGAATACTCGAGTAGTAAATGTTTATACAGGTGAAAGCTATTTATCAAATATTTTAGTAACCAAAGGGAAAATTCTTGGCATTAGCGAAGAATATAAAGAAGCCCAAAAAATAATTGATTGCCAAGGACTATATGCACTACCTGGATTTATCGACGGTCATATTCATATTGAAAGTTCGCTTTTAGGCCCAACTGAGCTAACACGACTTTTGCTAATTAATGGAACCACCACAATTATTGCTGATCCTCATGAAATTAGTAACGTTTTAGGATCTGAGGGAATCGAGTATCTATTAAGGGCTACTGAAAAATTACCCCTTGATGTTTTCCTGATGGTTCCCTCATGTGTTCCATCAACTAACTTAGAAACGACTGGTGGTAAGATTACTCTTAAAGATATGAGGAAATATCTTAAACATCCCCGGGTATTAGGGCTTGCTGAGTTAATGAACTTTCCTGGCGTGATCGCTGGCGATCGTGAAGTTTTAGCGAAGATTGCGGAGACCCAAGCGAGTGATAAGATTATTGATGGACATTGCCCTAGACTTCGAGGAAAATATTTACAAGCTTATATTAGTGCTGGGATTACTTCTGATCACGAGTGTATTAATCCTCAAGAAGCCCAGGAAAAACTTAGATTGGGTATGTACTTAATGATCCGCGAAGGTAGTGCCGCAAAAAATCTCGCCGATCTTTTGCCAATAATTACCCCGCGAAATCTTCGCAGATGTCTCTTAGTTAGCGACGATCTTCATCCGGATCATTTAGCTAAAATTGGCCATTTAAATGCTGTTTTACGAAAGGCAGTAAATTTAGGGCTCGACCCTTATAGCGCCATTCAGATGGTTACATTAAATCCAGCAGAATATTTCCGATTATCTGACCGCGGTGCTTTAGCTCCTGGTAAAAATGCCGATATTATCTTTGTTGATAACCTAGCTGATTTTAATGTGAAGTTAGTCGTTAAAAATGGCCAAATTGTCGTAAAAGAC
Coding sequences within:
- the ade gene encoding adenine deaminase, with protein sequence MSKLTNKIKILKRNIELTKGEGKAELLFKNTRVVNVYTGESYLSNILVTKGKILGISEEYKEAQKIIDCQGLYALPGFIDGHIHIESSLLGPTELTRLLLINGTTTIIADPHEISNVLGSEGIEYLLRATEKLPLDVFLMVPSCVPSTNLETTGGKITLKDMRKYLKHPRVLGLAELMNFPGVIAGDREVLAKIAETQASDKIIDGHCPRLRGKYLQAYISAGITSDHECINPQEAQEKLRLGMYLMIREGSAAKNLADLLPIITPRNLRRCLLVSDDLHPDHLAKIGHLNAVLRKAVNLGLDPYSAIQMVTLNPAEYFRLSDRGALAPGKNADIIFVDNLADFNVKLVVKNGQIVVKDNQVLIALPVYKDPKVTSTVKVKPFSVSKLKVKAKAGNINVIKIIPNQIITEKHLVRPKIVKSSSQDAGEVVCDLERDILKIVVVERHKKTGKIGIGFVSGFGFKKGAIASSVAHDAHNIIAVGTNDLDIYLAIKEVIKLQGGLVAVSNGKVKASLELPIAGLMSEKTCDIVTKKLQNLLSSCQLWQCKLENPFITLSFLALPVIPELKITDHGLIDVGKFQVIDLFTEGS